In Setaria italica strain Yugu1 chromosome IX, Setaria_italica_v2.0, whole genome shotgun sequence, the genomic stretch ATCCTTTCGCAGGTGTCGGATTTGGTGACCGgtagtccactagggggttacccaggtggtagatttgtaggcgggggagatcgtaagatcaagaactcgaatggtaacacagagacgcaagatttagataggttcgggcctccgaagagtaataccctacgtcctgtgttatGGTAAATTGTATTGTTGATCGCAGAtgcgaagagttaacgtgaCGTGGGATGAGTTGAGGTGCGTTACCCTCGGGGGGCGCCtctggccaccttatataggctgacgacctagggttacaatcggataggatctaatcctaatcggttgttacatggaaagtaatctgagtcggtttacaacaagtatcccgtgatatccgaGCAGAATCCGTTCGCCCGGCCTCTAAACTTGTGCTCCACATATTTTCATGCCTTGACCCGCACGGcatggtcgggcgggcccactatcatacatacatctatgggcccacctgAAAGTTTTGACAGTCCCAAATgtagggctggacaccgagacgcatctaacatggagaccatggcacaggatggcgtagtctacatggaaagacaggaacgaGTCGAGAATTAGGAAAGTATTCGTCGTAATAGGGTAGGCTTCCTCTAGttgtatccgactagtactcttgtaaccaaccgaccgactatataaggtgaggcagggatcTCCTCTaaggcaattcaatccaaccaacacacatgactagggtattacacaatctagcagtccgaacctgtctaaatcgtgtgtcagcgtttaccttcaagttcctgatctcgacgagccctaccaaccaaaacactacctcgggcatcCCCCTCAGTAGATTGCcggatctaaacaccgacacccaCTTGTCAGGGCTGACCAGTATTCTGATCGGTGAGGACCCGTGGATACCTTATCCTCGGAAGGTGTCGTTGCCTTTTGGTCTTCATGCAACCATAAACGGAAACTCGTCGTGCACATGGACATGTAAAATCCTTGTGGAGCGCATATAAGTCTGTTTGCTTTTCAAGAACTTCAGAAAAAGCGTATTTGCCATTATTAACCCACCTCATATGTATTCATCTTTTCATTGTTTTTGTGCCACTCATGAAGCCAAAGAACATTTGGTATATGGAGCCTTGGAGGCTCAATTGGATTGACCATAATTGACCTGCATGGATATGGGGCAGCCACCGGGCATGTCAACATGGATAATCAAACACATGAGGAAACCAAATTTTTGCTGTGTTGATCCAATGATGCAATGTTGATGTAATAATGCATCTAAAAGATGAAAAGATTGACGGTCCATGAAGCATGCTGGATTGCTGGTAGATCTTTCTGGTGAAGTGAACAAATATGATGAACCATACTCATGCCAAATGGGAGTGTTTGGTAAGATTCATACAGTCTGTTTCACACATTTTTTCTTTACAACCGATGATACTGGATAGTTTGCCTCTGGATATGGTTTTATCTGCGTTTTACTGAATTATACTAAACTTTCATGTGCATGTTTccattttactatgcatctccTTGGAAACAGACATTGTCCATTGTTCGAAAAAATAGATATTGCCCTCCATGTTCttgagaacttttttttttcaagaacacACAGGAGAGCTGAAGAAGGAATTAAGTTTGTTACAACACGGCCGACCGGCACATTCACACAGAACTTTACACCCATATTCTTAAGAACCCATATACTTATATTAATCATTATAGTTACAAATCAACACATAAAAAACTCGACCCTTAAGGGAAAGACCCCTCACGAGTCTCGTTGCATTAAGAAAAAATCTTTCTTTGATTTGCAGGGTTGAGAAAAGGCCCTGAACGCCAAACTGCCTAGACGCGTATAACTCTGGAGACAATATGACTCTCTGAGGAGTCTTTTTTATGCGAGACCTAGGGTTTGAACCCTGGTTGGTTGCCTCGCAACCGGAGGACCTATCCACCCGCTATTTGGTCAGCACATAATGGAACAATGTTAGCTCTTTGAGCATCCTGATTGTATGCAAAACATACCCTGGATGGGAGGTTTACCACATGGTAGATGTGCttcacagtttttttttccttttgcaagTTGCACAGTTACAAGTTGCTGAAATATAAGCTGATAAAGATTGAGGTTGGATGACTACAATTTTACAAAGTAGGGCATGTGAAGGTCATTACCATAATTAAAGAAACAAGGTCCATGCTGATTAAGTATTAATATTTCCTGTGAACCATGGCCGTTCATTATTTGTGAGATCGCATTGCTTTTGAATGTTCAGAGAATGCATAATGCTTGCACGGGGTGTAATACTGTAATGGCTACCAACATCAACATGCACAGTAGACTTTCCTGGTTCCTTACATAAGCTGcacttcttttttaaaaaaattacgtTACTGAAACATGATTGGCacgagacaaaaaaaaaggccctTTCATCTTGATTTCATGGAACATTTTGGATATTATAAATTTTATACAAAGCAGTACAAGTCACTGTAGTTTGCTATAACCCGGCTACTATACAAGGTAGGCGTACCATTTGTTTTGTGTCTAAATTGGATCTTTAAAGGTATAATGATATGAGCACACATGTGATATTCATAACTCAACAATTACTTATACCTTTGAAAGTCTACCTGTAACCTTGGAGTTTAGCCTTTTAGTTAGTTAAACTGAGAGCTTGAGGTTAGCCTTTAGAGAACTTCAAAAGCTACGACATTCCGACTTGTCAATAGACTATAGCTGATAGTTGGACCTAAAAACATTAGATCAGATGATTAAAACACGAGGCCAAGAAGGTTAGTTTGCTATGAACAAGCTTAGGTCTGTTAGTTATTTTACACATAGTATAGTAGTTAGACTATGTAGTTAACTCCATAGGCTTAATCATCGCATCAGTGGTCTATGGACTAGATCACTAGATGAATAAGGCAGAGGGCATGATGCAGCCATGGAGGGCTGTCAGAGTCAATTGTAGCTTTGCAAGGCTTGTCTTGCAAGCACCCTACAGCATGGCACCAAGGCATGCCCCCACCGAGTAGTATGCTATGTCCTTTGTCTATCTCCCTATATATACCCCTGCGACTCCAGTAAAGTCATCGTGTAAAGCACAATGGAAGTTTTTCGGCTGCTGCTTCTTGTTTTCTCTCTTTCCTTTGGCGTTTATACCGTTCAATCTATACCAGGGTCTCATGCAGATGTACTGTTTTTCATAGATTTTTCAGTCCATTTGATCttttgatcaaaccatgtcttCACATTCTGTATGTCCTCTTTCTGTTGTCTTGCAGGTTCACATTGTGTATTTAGGCCACAACAATGGCCTCAGTCCTTCTCTAACTTCAGAGTCTCATCTGCAGCTTCTGTCAAGAGTCTTTACAAAGTAATTGTTTCTGTTTTCTCCCCCTGAAGTTGTTGGTGTAAAAATCAAGGGAACTAACAAAATACATGCTCAGAGTATCTTAAAGTTAAGTTTACCAAATGTAGTGCAAAAACTTAATCCTTGATTAAACTGTTCTAATGTATAATTTCCTCAGTCAATCACGTATATTGCTGCATGTGGCTGATAGATAAAGGTAACACTTTAGTAAGAAAAGGTAATGTAATTTAACTGTTTAAACTGTATATGTCGTAATATACAACTGTTATCTTTGGTCCCATATATTCTCAGGTTGTGCACCATGCTTAACTTCAAGCAATTTAGTAACTGCTTTGGAAAATTCAGATGTTCATCAGTTGAGTCtgattggtaaaaaaaaaatatcaaatacaCTTCTGCACTCAACATTGCAGGCCGGATGAAGCAACAGAAGCTATTCTGTACAACTACAGCTGCGGATTCTCTGGTTTCGCTGCACTGCTCAATTCAACACAGGCTTCCACCTTGTCTGGTAGACTGCATCCGTTTTTGCTTGTTGTCAGAACATGCATACATCTACCTAGTTATGTGTAGTTCATTATTTTCGTGCACTTACAAGAAACCTCATGATCATTGCAAGCAGAAACAGAAGGGGTCATATCAGTATTCAGGAGTAGGATGCTGGAGCTCCATACAACACGGAGCTGGGATTTCATGGGCCTCAATCTGCACACGCAAATGGAACAGTCATCCCAAATGCATTTGAAATTTGGAGGCGATGTTATCGTCGGCATCCTTGATACAGGTGTGTgtctatatatgtatgtatatatatatatatatacatatatatacatatatatatacatatatacatatatatatatatatattcttgtCCCTGCAATGCTACAAATCTTGCATATTTGTGttttttctctaaaaaaatAATGTCTTTTATGCACATTCTTCTtgatacaaagatacgcagctctcctacgtaCTCACGGGATAACCTAAAGTATATAGTTTCCGAATATCCGTGCACAAATTAAAGAAGCTGGAGAAAATTGAGTGGTGATCCCTCTCATCCTCCCTGCATAGAGTTGAGCAATCTTGACATGAAAGATAAAATGATTGCTATGATCCTAGCATGCCCTGCTAAGATCTGAAGTTGAAATTTATGGAGCACTCATTCTTGTTAGTGTTGTTATACATGGTGCGGTCCTTGACATTCCACTTGGAAGCTCGAGACATCTGATCTTTTCATGTGCCCTCAGGAGTGTGGCCCGAATCCGAAAGCTTCAGAGATGACCCCCACTACGGCCCCATCCCGTCGTCATGGCGCGGCACGTGCGTGAAAGGCGACTCCTTCGACCCGGCCACCGCGTGCAACCGCAAGCTCATCGGCGCGCGCTACTACCTCGCCGGCATCGAGAGCGAGCTCGGCCCGCTGAACACCACCGGTGGCGAGGAGTACCGGTCGCCGCGCGACCGCGTGGGACACGGCACGCACACGGCGTCCACGGCCGTGGGGAGCGTGGCGCCCAACGCCAGCTACTTCGGCctgggccgcggcgccgcgcgcgggggTGCGCCCAGGGCGCGGCTCGCGGTGTACAAGGTGTGCTGGTACAAGGACCTGACGGGCCGGTGCAGCGACGCCGACATCCTGGCCGCGTTCGACGACGCGCTGTGCGACGGCGTGCACGTGGTGTCGGCGTCCCTGGGGTCGTCCCCGCCGCTGATGCCGCTGTTCGCGACGAGCACCGAGATCGGGGCGTTCCACGCGATGCAGCGCGGCGTCGTGACAGTGTTCTCGGCCGGGAACGACGGGCCGGACGCGTCGATGGTCCAGAACGTGTCGCCGTGGGGGCTCACCGTCGCCGCCAGCACCATCGACAGGAGGTTCCCGACGGTGATCACGCTCGGGAACAATGCCACCGTCGTGGTGAGTATctctcagtttttttttctcctagCGGCCGGCGTGCCTGCGTGCAGAGTCCACGTTGGCACGTCGTGTAGCGTGTGCATGGGTTGATCACAGCGTGCGTGGCGTACTTGCGCAGGGGGAGAGCTTCCTTGCGAATGGCATGATGAAGAAGCAGCTGGTAGAGAGCAGTAGCGTCTTCTCCGACGGGTAacctccctccttccctccaaGGTCCAATGTGTATATGTAACAATAGCATCTGACGAGGGCATTCCGTTTTGCGTGTGGACGAAGGACGTGCACGTTCGACCAGCTGATCAACcgcacggcggcgtcggggaagaTCGTGCTGTGCTTCGGCACCGCCGGCCCCGTGTCCAGCGAGGGTGCGGCGCTGGCGGTGTACGCCGGCAATGGCGACGGCGTGATCTTCGCCGACACCATCAGCCGGAAATCGAGCCAGGACAACTTCTGGCCCACCGTCCACGTCGACCTGCACCAGGGCACCCAGATCCTCTACTACATCCGCGCCTCCAGGTGCTTCGCCTAAACCAATATATAATCATGGACCAAGCAAAACCGGTCCATTGCAAATGCGTGCATTTGCTCGACCGGCCTTGCTATCGACTTTCTAACTGGAGCACAATCCCTGCATTGCTGCAAACAGGAAGGCGACGGTGCACGTTTCTTCGAGCAAGACCGTCGTCGGCAAAACGCCGGCGCCGGTCGTGGCGTACTTCTCTTCCAGAGGGCCGAGCTCCATCTCTCCCCACAT encodes the following:
- the LOC101767325 gene encoding subtilisin-like protease SBT3.18 — encoded protein: MLELHTTRSWDFMGLNLHTQMEQSSQMHLKFGGDVIVGILDTGVWPESESFRDDPHYGPIPSSWRGTCVKGDSFDPATACNRKLIGARYYLAGIESELGPLNTTGGEEYRSPRDRVGHGTHTASTAVGSVAPNASYFGLGRGAARGGAPRARLAVYKVCWYKDLTGRCSDADILAAFDDALCDGVHVVSASLGSSPPLMPLFATSTEIGAFHAMQRGVVTVFSAGNDGPDASMVQNVSPWGLTVAASTIDRRFPTVITLGNNATVVGESFLANGMMKKQLVESSSVFSDGTCTFDQLINRTAASGKIVLCFGTAGPVSSEGAALAVYAGNGDGVIFADTISRKSSQDNFWPTVHVDLHQGTQILYYIRASRKATVHVSSSKTVVGKTPAPVVAYFSSRGPSSISPHILKPDVTAPGVNILAAWPPKSSPTVLPLDKRSTDWNFDSGTSMSCPHVSGIAALIKSVHPTWSPAAVKSALMTTAYMDDDTSDVMLAGGTLKAADAFDVGAGHVDPLRALDPGLVYDVGARDHVLFLCALGYTAEQIRQLVLPGSSLDTSCPGGGGGAAHAADLNYPAIVLPDLSAPVTVKRTVTNVGPNRGAVYRAAVASPQGARAEVWPRELAFSPYHGDTASYYVSVAPAKPSRGRFDFGEIVWSDGFHRVRTPLVVRVTNLPDDGVRAAATAAKGDHDSRGATDDLQAAF